The following coding sequences lie in one Kamptonema formosum PCC 6407 genomic window:
- a CDS encoding S66 peptidase family protein — translation MSISRRQLIANFGLAAIATQLPSAAQTNSYLPSLIKPPRLNINDTVGLINPAAFSYPQEIEPIKQILSQLGLKVKLGTHIFDRYGYLGGKDPDRAADVNAMFADSSVQAILTVQGGWGCNRILPLLDYQLIRNHPKIIMGFSDITSLLLAIYARSGVVTFHGPVGISTWSQFTVDSLKQVLFNPQTITLQNSSQIRVQTITPGKNQGKLVGGNLSVLAAMVGSDYLPDWKNSILFVEEVGEEVYRIDRMLTQLKLAGILNVISGFIFGQCNKCEPEQPQESLTLEQVLFEHIRPLNIPAWYGSMIGHIRDIFTLPIGTEVEIDAVAGTIKLLEPAVT, via the coding sequence ATGTCAATATCTCGCCGCCAATTAATCGCAAATTTTGGACTGGCTGCAATTGCTACTCAGTTACCATCTGCCGCCCAAACTAACTCCTATTTACCATCCCTTATCAAACCGCCTCGCCTCAATATCAACGATACTGTAGGATTGATAAATCCCGCCGCTTTCAGTTACCCTCAAGAAATCGAACCGATTAAGCAAATTTTATCTCAACTAGGATTAAAAGTTAAATTAGGAACGCATATTTTTGATCGTTACGGTTATTTAGGAGGAAAAGATCCCGATCGCGCCGCCGATGTCAATGCCATGTTTGCCGATTCATCAGTCCAGGCAATTCTCACAGTACAAGGTGGATGGGGCTGCAATCGCATTTTACCATTGCTAGACTACCAATTAATCAGAAATCATCCTAAAATTATCATGGGATTCAGCGATATTACTTCTTTGCTATTAGCTATTTATGCCAGAAGCGGGGTTGTTACTTTTCATGGCCCCGTAGGCATATCAACTTGGAGCCAATTTACAGTAGATTCCCTCAAGCAAGTTTTATTCAATCCCCAAACAATTACCTTGCAAAACTCTAGTCAAATTAGAGTACAAACTATTACTCCAGGTAAAAACCAAGGTAAATTAGTCGGCGGTAATTTATCAGTATTAGCTGCAATGGTAGGTTCTGATTACCTGCCAGATTGGAAAAATAGCATCTTATTTGTCGAGGAAGTTGGAGAAGAAGTTTATCGCATAGACCGGATGCTAACACAACTGAAGCTAGCAGGAATTTTGAATGTAATTTCTGGTTTTATTTTCGGTCAGTGTAACAAGTGTGAACCAGAACAACCCCAGGAATCATTAACCTTAGAACAAGTTTTATTTGAACACATCCGTCCCTTGAATATTCCTGCGTGGTATGGTTCAATGATTGGTCATATTCGCGATATATTTACTCTACCTATCGGCACAGAAGTTGAAATAGATGCCGTTGCTGGTACTATTAAATTGTTAGAACCTGCCGTAACTTAA
- a CDS encoding class I SAM-dependent methyltransferase, protein MNPKNYQQLVKPLLIIIFATICLVFLNPGQLIGEKNTTIYQYQKFHNPDGIGKFYMGREIAQVMGHQGASWLERPSRGMEERPSRLVKALELKPTDIIADIGAGTGYFSFRMAPLVPEGKVLATDIQPEMIDIIEDLKKERNITNIETILTTVADPKLPEESVDLALMVDAYHEFEYPREMMLGIVKGLKPGGRAVLVEYRGENPLVMIKGLHKMTQRQVKKEMAAVGLVWKETKDLLPQQHLMVFEKVK, encoded by the coding sequence ATGAACCCCAAAAATTATCAACAACTTGTTAAACCTTTATTAATAATTATCTTTGCAACTATCTGTTTGGTTTTTCTCAATCCAGGGCAATTAATAGGCGAAAAAAACACAACCATTTATCAGTACCAAAAATTTCATAACCCTGACGGAATTGGCAAATTTTATATGGGTCGAGAAATTGCCCAAGTCATGGGACATCAGGGAGCTAGTTGGTTGGAGCGTCCATCTCGTGGAATGGAAGAAAGACCTAGTAGATTAGTCAAAGCTTTAGAGTTAAAGCCGACAGATATTATAGCGGATATTGGAGCTGGTACTGGTTATTTTAGTTTTCGTATGGCTCCCTTAGTTCCCGAAGGAAAAGTGCTGGCTACCGATATTCAACCAGAAATGATTGATATTATCGAAGATTTAAAAAAAGAGCGAAATATTACCAACATCGAGACGATTTTAACTACCGTAGCTGACCCTAAATTACCGGAAGAAAGTGTAGACTTAGCCCTGATGGTCGATGCTTATCACGAATTTGAATATCCTAGAGAAATGATGTTAGGAATTGTCAAAGGTCTTAAACCAGGAGGTCGTGCGGTTTTAGTTGAATACCGGGGTGAAAATCCGCTCGTTATGATTAAAGGATTACACAAAATGACTCAAAGGCAAGTTAAAAAAGAAATGGCGGCGGTGGGTTTAGTTTGGAAGGAAACAAAGGATTTATTGCCTCAGCAGCATTTGATGGTATTTGAGAAAGTAAAATAG
- a CDS encoding ArsA family ATPase — MNQYDSLHLAMFSGKGGVGKTTLSCGFARRWAKLFPHENILLISTDPAHSLGDVLQMEVEDAPKAIADLPNLSVRALDSQKILQEFKAKYGEVLELLVERGSFVEGGDLTPVWDLSWPGLDELMGFLEIQKLLTEKAADRVVVDMAPSGHTVNLFGLKDFLDVMLASLELFQQKHRVVSETLAGRYTTDEADRFLTDMKSELAEGRNLLEDTDFSACNVVAIAEPMSLLETQRFLDSLHKLEIPCGGLFVNHIITNTDTNADRYSEQQQLLQKFLQLPGNHHIFTVPQQNSEPLGAEALDHLIAQIEKIETVELAPPPIIEWPTKIPPSFSDFIAEERQLILVGGKGGVGKTTVAAAMGWAMANRYPDKKIRIISIDPAHSLGDAFGQQLTHEPQQLSDNLSAQEIDAEIVLDQFREDYLWELAEMISGESSEADAVKMAYSPEAWRQIVAQALPGIDEMLSLVAVMNLLDSKQEDLIILDTAPTGHLLRFLEMPTALGDWLAWIFKLWMKYQNVLGRVDLMGRLRKLRQQVVQSQKKLKDPSHTEFIGVFQAQAAIVAEQVRLAESLKTMGVQQRYAVHNCYQPGVDIDGDLLPEQTIIRLPMLPRSVAPIARIEAAANLLF; from the coding sequence ATGAACCAGTACGACTCACTCCACCTAGCAATGTTCAGCGGTAAAGGCGGAGTAGGGAAAACAACCCTTTCCTGCGGGTTTGCGCGTCGCTGGGCCAAGCTATTTCCCCACGAAAACATCCTATTAATATCCACAGATCCCGCCCATTCCTTGGGGGATGTGTTGCAGATGGAAGTTGAAGACGCACCCAAAGCGATCGCAGATTTGCCTAACTTAAGCGTGCGAGCCCTCGACTCTCAGAAAATATTGCAGGAATTTAAAGCCAAATACGGAGAAGTTTTAGAACTATTAGTAGAGCGCGGAAGCTTTGTAGAAGGAGGAGACTTAACCCCCGTTTGGGACTTGAGTTGGCCCGGTTTAGACGAACTTATGGGGTTTCTAGAAATTCAAAAGTTGCTAACAGAAAAAGCCGCCGATCGTGTAGTAGTAGATATGGCTCCCTCCGGGCACACTGTAAATCTCTTCGGCCTCAAAGACTTTCTCGATGTCATGTTAGCTTCCCTCGAATTATTTCAACAGAAACATCGCGTAGTCAGCGAAACTTTAGCAGGGCGCTACACCACTGATGAAGCGGATCGCTTTTTAACAGACATGAAATCGGAACTAGCCGAAGGTAGAAACCTACTTGAGGATACTGATTTCAGTGCTTGTAATGTAGTCGCGATCGCAGAACCCATGAGCCTCCTAGAAACACAACGCTTTCTAGATAGTTTGCACAAACTAGAAATTCCCTGCGGCGGGTTATTTGTCAACCATATTATCACAAATACTGATACAAATGCCGATCGCTACAGCGAACAACAGCAATTATTACAAAAATTCCTACAACTGCCCGGCAATCATCATATTTTTACCGTACCGCAACAAAACTCAGAACCCCTTGGTGCAGAAGCATTAGACCATTTGATAGCTCAAATAGAAAAAATTGAAACAGTAGAATTAGCCCCTCCACCAATTATCGAATGGCCGACAAAAATCCCTCCCAGTTTCAGCGATTTTATCGCCGAAGAGCGGCAATTAATCCTAGTAGGTGGTAAAGGCGGAGTTGGTAAAACAACAGTTGCCGCCGCGATGGGATGGGCGATGGCAAATCGCTATCCAGACAAAAAGATTCGGATAATTTCTATCGATCCCGCCCATTCTTTAGGAGATGCTTTTGGGCAACAATTGACACACGAACCACAACAGCTAAGCGATAATTTGAGCGCCCAAGAAATTGATGCTGAAATCGTACTCGACCAATTTCGCGAAGATTATCTGTGGGAATTAGCAGAAATGATTAGCGGCGAAAGTAGCGAAGCGGATGCCGTAAAAATGGCTTATAGTCCTGAAGCTTGGCGGCAAATTGTGGCTCAAGCATTACCAGGAATTGATGAGATGTTATCTCTTGTGGCTGTGATGAATTTATTAGATAGTAAACAAGAGGATTTAATTATTTTAGATACTGCACCGACTGGTCATTTGCTCCGTTTCTTAGAAATGCCAACAGCTTTAGGAGACTGGCTAGCTTGGATTTTTAAACTGTGGATGAAGTATCAAAATGTTTTGGGCAGAGTAGATTTGATGGGAAGATTGCGGAAATTGCGGCAGCAAGTAGTACAATCGCAAAAGAAGTTAAAAGATCCATCTCATACTGAATTTATCGGAGTTTTTCAGGCTCAAGCTGCAATTGTTGCTGAACAAGTCAGATTAGCAGAATCTCTTAAAACTATGGGCGTACAGCAGCGCTATGCGGTACATAATTGCTACCAACCTGGAGTAGATATTGATGGGGATTTATTGCCTGAGCAAACTATTATTCGCTTGCCAATGTTACCCCGTTCTGTAGCACCTATAGCGCGGATTGAAGCAGCAGCGAATTTGCTCTTTTGA
- a CDS encoding chlorophyll a/b-binding protein: protein MNARNYIDDQGLLNNFAIEPKMYVDESVSTGFTPYAEKMNGRFAMIGFVSLLAIEVLTGHGFLGFLKDVLG from the coding sequence ATGAACGCACGTAACTACATCGACGACCAAGGACTTCTCAACAACTTCGCGATCGAGCCCAAGATGTATGTAGATGAGAGCGTTAGCACTGGTTTTACCCCTTACGCCGAGAAGATGAACGGACGGTTTGCGATGATCGGCTTTGTCTCGCTGCTAGCGATCGAAGTTTTGACCGGACACGGCTTTCTGGGTTTTCTGAAGGATGTTTTAGGCTAA